The Citrus sinensis cultivar Valencia sweet orange chromosome 4, DVS_A1.0, whole genome shotgun sequence DNA segment AGAAAacgaaaagaaattgaatcaaACATGATGAGAAGACCACAGCAACACCACCACAACCACCAGGATCAGCAGTCGAGGGCCTTTTACGAGCTGTCAGCGCTAGTACTGAGCATCCTACGGTCGCCGCCGACTCCGATTCCGTACTCCGACCAGTCGCCATCAACGAGTAGGACGTCAGCGGCTCAGATCACGCCGGCGGGATTTGCTTCGCTGATGCTGGGGATATCTCTGGCCTTGATGCTGTGCGGATCGGTCACTTTCTTTATTGGATTCATGCTGATGCCGTGGGTTCTTGGTTTGGTTATGGTGTTTTACGTAGCCGGAGTTGTTTCAGCTATCTCTGTGTTAGGAAAATCGATTTTTTGTTACGCTATGTCCACGCCTTCTTCGCCTAGAAAGGATATTGCTGGTATgattttcatataatttattaataaaagttttgacTATTGTGTTAttggtttgtttgtttgcttctGTGTTTCGTTGCTTTCCAGGAAAGAACAAAAGGGTAATAGTTAGTTATATGTATAATCTTGCGATCGTTTTGTTTGTCCTTGTTTTGGCCGGCTGTGTTGGAGATgggaaatattttaattagaactatgatgctctctctctctcgtaAAGATTGAATCTTGTTATGATATTTAACATTCACTCGatagattgaaaattaattacattttttgtGGGTTTATTTATGTTCAGCTCATGTCAGGGGTCGAACCGTTAATTCTCTGTTCAATCTACAGGAGATTATTACAAAGCTTACAGAAAATGTGAAAAGGGGCTGAGGTGTTTGATGAGCGATCTCAACAAAATATAGAAGATAGGAAATTACTAGCGAATGGAATTTAAGAATCAGGGTTCCTGGTTTCTTATTGTGAATGCTTCTTTCATCTCTACAAGACAGAAGCTTTAGATCATTGTATGCCTATTACTTATCTTGTAGCCTACATTTAACGTCCGTCCTTATGGGAAAACCTCCATTCTATTCTGTACTTCATGGACAATCTTACATTTGTTGTGTTGATGATACATAAAGTCTTGATGGCATATCAGAGTCTAGATTTAGTAAGGAATAAGTTATTACCTCTTATATTTTGGAACATGTGGATGGTTTTAGGTTAATGGCTAATCGTATAGAAGGGTTTAGTGTTATAGCTTTTTTGGGTTATGCAGCATTGTTCTTGGgataaattctttaaaacGTATTAAATTGCCAGTTGGTTGATTTCCTTCAGTTCAAGTTGTGTTTTGAGTCTTCTGATAAGTAATTGAGTAAGTCAATTTCAGATGTATCATGTTTGGGTGAATTTGGTGCATCAACCTTGAACTTTGATTGTGGTTTGCTAAGTTTCCTACGTTGTTCAACCTCCTTTTTTTGCAGCCCCCACAAccccgccccccccccccccccccgccgCCCCTCTAAGTACAATCTTCCTAGACCCTTGCCCATCATTAGAATTTATCAGTTAACATGTCATcatatattgtaattttttggcCTTGGCAAATTCAGGACTGCTCAAGACTATTTCTGCATAATGCCTTCTGTGAAATGGCAGCTAGTTAGCTTAGAGGAAGTTGGCTGTTCAACTTAATATACCTGTTCACTTCTTCTACCGCACTCttctttaaaagattaaaagttTATTACTCTGTTCAAGATTGACAATTAACTCAtttgtttcaacaattttccCCTGTTAACAGCATGGAAGCTTTTGTGAAGAGGGTAGGAGATTCAGAAATGTCGCTGAATCATGTAATGGAGAATTGAGCCGCAGCAGTACTCCAGTGAGTGGTGCTAATTGTAATCATCAACACAGAGGAGGAGAAGAATTGATTAAGATTTTGAAACGATCGATTATGCAGGATTTGTGGATAACtgtttttctatatgttatcGAATTATGTGGATATGTCTTCTTACTTGTTAAAGTAGAAATAGTAAATTGTCCAAGGATTCAAGTACTaatgttttacaattttccCATTTGCCCAACAAAATGGTAGGGTTTGTGCCCGGTTTCTTTCATATATTCAATTTCTATTTACCCACGTCTACAGCCCCAGTGTAACCCGAACACTCGTTAACGCTTTAGcgtgtgttatattttaattgtccGATTTTatcaaagagagaaaaattgtCCATTGATTCATTAGCTTTCTTCGCCTTAAAGGTTTTGGTTCCCTTAAGTCAGTTTGCAGAAGCAAAGCAACCAATcccaaaaatcaataaatgttgaaatttttagCGGTTGTGCAGGTCTGGCTTATCCGCACAGTTAgtgtaattacaaaaaaaaaatatttgctgGTGCACAGTATTCTTCATTAAATTGAATGATGACGACGTCGTTTTAACTCGTAGTAATGGACGGCCGCGTGCACTCCGCATCTCGATGCTTATCATCGGGCCTACTTTTGGGCTTTATTGTG contains these protein-coding regions:
- the LOC102617791 gene encoding uncharacterized protein LOC102617791 isoform X1: MMRRPQQHHHNHQDQQSRAFYELSALVLSILRSPPTPIPYSDQSPSTSRTSAAQITPAGFASLMLGISLALMLCGSVTFFIGFMLMPWVLGLVMVFYVAGVVSAISVLGKSIFCYAMSTPSSPRKDIAAHVRGRTVNSLFNLQEIITKLTENVKRG
- the LOC102617791 gene encoding uncharacterized protein LOC102617791 isoform X2; amino-acid sequence: MMRRPQQHHHNHQDQQSRAFYELSALVLSILRSPPTPIPYSDQSPSTSRTSAAQITPAGFASLMLGISLALMLCGSVTFFIGFMLMPWVLGLVMVFYVAGVVSAISVLGKSIFCYAMSTPSSPRKDIAAWKLL